One genomic segment of Plasmodium cynomolgi strain B DNA, chromosome 14, whole genome shotgun sequence includes these proteins:
- a CDS encoding hypothetical protein (putative), with protein MARGIDILKAKLPKAPTGRRPIGYRGNHQHGKSLYDPVYPTTKIPTSLVPRYPIDWRNGGRFLLCVGLRRIENRIIKRMKESQDFNRPECKTCSHDCIATYNRCLCAWYCKDEYKHVYQCDELLLQYKGETPTDKPLFTVPRWVAKRNSEQGVEYQFSEKTGRFENAQGEVDVYKLFYKKLHYGADSTAHEVGGGSTTGGRAIGGRAIGGPAEEGQLSGSDSDMTDSDEEG; from the exons ATGGCGAGAGGGATAGATATTCTGAAGGCCAAACTTCCAAAGGCCCCAACGGGAAGGAGGCCGATTGGCTATAGAG GAAACCACCAGCATGGAAAATCGCTGTATGACCCAGTTTACCCCACGACGAAG ATTCCTACGAGCCTCGTGCCACGCTACCCAATAGACTGGCGAAACGGAGGGAGGTTCCTCCTGTGTGTTGGTCTCAGGAGAATCGAAAATCGCATCATAAAACGGATGAAGGAGAGTCAAGACTTCAATCGACCGGAATGTAAGACGTGTAGTCATGACTGCATAGCCACATACAACCGCTGCCTATGTGCCTGGTATTGTAAAGACGAATATAAGCACGTCTATCAGTGTGACGAGCTGTTGCTACAATATAAGGGAGAAACACCAACGGACAAGCCACTCTTTACTGTCCCGAGGTGGGTAGCCAAAAGGAACTCCGAGCAGGGAGTCGAATATCAGTTTAGTGAGAAGACGGGACGGTTTGAAAATGCTCAAGGGGAAGTAGACGTGTATAAGCTCTTTTATAAAAAGCTGCATTATGGAGCTGACTCCACTGCCCATGAAGTGGGGGGGGGCAGTACGACTGGTGGGCGCGCGATTGGTGGACGCGCGATTGGCGGCCCTGCAGAGGAGGGGCAACTCTCCGGTTCGGATTCCGACATGACGGACAGTGATGAGGAGGGGTAG